One part of the Vicia villosa cultivar HV-30 ecotype Madison, WI linkage group LG6, Vvil1.0, whole genome shotgun sequence genome encodes these proteins:
- the LOC131611510 gene encoding carotenoid cleavage dioxygenase 7, chloroplastic, with protein MQAKPIHSPSPYITPPLLRPPPVHQASLSSQTITKPKPVSVPIPNTDVVVPGRILQPVKPFIEPDDSIAASWDYNFLFMSQRSETTQPIRLRVVEGAIPTDFPSGAYYLTGPGIFKDDHGSTVHPLDGHGYLRAFSFDNATKEVKYMAKYIKTEAQVEEYDRKTDSWRFTHRGPFSVLKGGKKIGNTKVMKNVANTSVLMWGKKLLCMWEGGNPYEIESGTLDTIGKFNMTDGCDSKDHGENHGDEFWEVAANLLKPILYGIFKMPPKRLLSHYKLDSSRNRLLTVSCNAEDMLLPRSNFTFTEYDSNFKLVEKQEFKIPDHMMIHDWAFTDTHYIVFANRIKLDILGSMEAVCGASPMISALTVNPSKSTSPIYLLPRFPNKPESKKRDWRIPLEIPSQLWLLHVGNAFEVKHAHGNLDIQILASACSYQWFNFRKLFGYNWQTRHLDPSIMNVKGENALPHLVQVSIKLDSDYTCQECDVKPIHKWKKSADFPAINPSFSGKQNRYLYSATTLGSRKSLPSFPFDTVVKFDLANNSVQTWTAGNRRFVGEPIFVPKGEDEDDGYLLVVEYATSMQRCCLVVLNPKEIGTKKALVARLEIPMHLNFPLGFHGFWAAS; from the exons ATGCAAGCCAAACCCATTCACAGCCCCTCACCTTACATAACTCCTCCTCTCCTAAGACCTCCTCCTGTCCATCAAGCCTCCTTATCATCTCAAACAATAACCAAACCAAAACCTGTATCCGTTCCCATACCCAATACCGATGTCGTGGTACCCGGCCGGATACTTCAACCGGTTAAACCATTTATCGAGCCTGATGACTCGATAGCCGCTTCATGGGACTATAATTTCTTGTTCATGTCACAACGATCGGAAACGACTCAACCTATCAGACTACGTGTCGTAGAGGGTGCAATACCGACCGATTTTCCATCTGGCGCGTACTATTTAACCGGACCAGGGATTTTCAAAGACGATCATGGTTCCACGGTGCACCCGCTAGACGGCCATGGTTACCTAAGAGCATTCTCTTTCGATAATGCAACTAAGGAAGTCAAATACATGGCTAAATACATCAAGACCGAAGCTCAAGTCGAGGAGTACGATCGAAAGACCGATTCGTGGAGGTTTACGCATAGAGGACCGTTTTCTGTTTTGAAAGGTGGGAAAAAGATTGGGAACACTAAGGTTATGAAAAATGTTGCTAATACTAGTGTGTTGATGTGGGGGAAGAAGCTCTTATGCATGTGGGAAGGTGGAAACCCGTATGAGATCGAATCCGGTACGTTGGATACAATCGGGAAGTTCAACATGACGGACGGTTGTGATTCGAAGGATCACGGTGAGAATCACGGTGATGAATTTTGGGAGGTTGCTGCAAACTTATTAAAACCTATACTATATG GAATCTTTAAGATGCCACCAAAGAGACTCTTGTCTCACTACAAACTTGACTCTAGCAGGAATAGATTACTTACTGTGTCCTGCAATGCAGAAGATATGTTACTTCCAAGAAGTAATTTTACATTTACAG AGTATGACTCTAATTTCAAATTGGTAGAGAAGCAAGAGTTTAAAATTCCAGATCACATGATGATCCATGATTGGGCTTTTACAGATACTCATTACATAGTATTTGCCAATCGCATCAAACTTGATATATTAG GATCAATGGAAGCAGTATGTGGAGCATCTCCAATGATATCAGCATTAACAGTAAATCCAAGTAAAAGTACATCACCAATATACTTGCTTCCTCGATTTCCAAATAAACCTGAAAGTAAAAAGAGAGATTGGAGAATACCACTTGAAATACCTTCACAATTGTGGCTTCTTCATGTTGGTAATGCATTTGAAGTTaaacatgctcatggaaattTGGACATTCAAATTCTAGCCAGTGCTTGCTCTTATCAATGGTTCAACTTCCGCAAATTATTTG GATATAACTGGCAAACAAGACACCTAGATCCATCAATAATGAATGTCAAAGGTGAAAATGCATTGCCACATCTTGTTCag GTATCTATAAAACTAGACTCAGACTACACTTGTCAAGAGTGTGATGTAAAACCAATACATAAATGGAAGAAATCTGCAGATTTTCCAGCAATCAATCCTTCATTTTCCGGAAAACAAAACAGATATCTCTATTCAGCAACAACATTAGGATCTCGAAAATCATTGCCGAGTTTTCCTTTCGATACTGTCGTGAAATTTGATCTTGCAAATAATTCTGTACAAACTTGGACAGCCGGAAATCGAAGATTTGTTGGCGAACCGATTTTTGTTCCGAAAGGCGAAGACGAAGACGATGGTTACCTTCTCGTTGTTGAG TATGCTACATCAATGCAGAGATGTTGTCTTGTTGTCTTGAATCCAAAAGAGATAGGAACAAAAAAGGCTCTTGTTGCAAGACTTGAAATTCCAATGCATTTGAATTTTCCTCTAGGCTTTCATGGTTTCTGGGCAGCTAGCTAG